DNA from Mycobacterium sp. SMC-8:
CCAGATGCCCGATTTCGGTGTCTGCATCGAGTCCTCGAAACCGGAGTGGGGACTCGGTCAGCAGGAAGTCACCCTCGACTACTGCGACACGCTGGAGATGGCCGACCGGCACGTGCTGTTCAAGTACGGGGTCAAGCAACTCGCCCACGCCGCGGACCTGACGGTGACGTTCATGGCGAAACCGAAGATCGACGAGGTGGGTTCGTCCTGCCATCTGCACGTCAGCATGTGGTCCTGTGACGGCCTGCCGCTGAGCTGGTCGGCGGAGACCGTCGGGATGTCCGGGAAGTTCGGGTCGTTCGTGGCCGGTCAGCTGAGCCACGCCGCCGACATGACACTGCTTCTGGCGCCGACGGTCAACTCCTACAAGCGGTTTCAGCCCGACCAGTTCGCCGGCACTGCCATAGCGCTCGGAGCGGACAACCGTTCGTGCGCGTTCCGGCTGGTGGGCACCGGCCCGTCGTTCCGGGTCGAGAACCGTATCCCCGGCGGAGACGTCAACCCGTACTACGCGTACTCGGCCACCATCGCCGCCGGACTCGACGGCATCGCCCGTGAGCTGCCCGCGCCGGACATCTTCGACGGTAACGCCTGGACCGGTACCGACGTGCCGGTCGTCCCGACCTCGCTGCATCAGGCGCTGCGCCTGTTCGAGGAGTGCAAGATGGCACGCGCGGCGTTGGGCGACGACGTGTTCGAACACCTGCTGTCGTCATCCCGCAGTGAACTGGTCGCGTTCGACTCCCACACCGTCACCGACTGGGAGATGCGCCGCTACTACGAACGCGTCTGACCCCTACCGTTCGTTCTGTTTCCCCGCAACACGTTTCACAGGAGTTCCGATGCCCATCGACCCCATCGCCCAGAAGATGCTCGCCGATGCCAAGAAGTCCGGGCGCCCCAACGCGCACCTGCTGCCGGTGCCCACGGCCCGGCAGAACTTCGAGGACACCTTCGGGGCGCTGGCGAAGCCGCCGATCCACCGCGTCAGGGACGTGGCGATCCCGACCCGTGACGGCCAGAGCATTCCCGGCCGGTTGTACCTGCCGTCGGAAGACGCCGCCGCGTTGCCGCTGACCGTGTACTACCACGGCGGCGGTTGGCTGCTGGGCAGCATCGACTCCCACGACGTGGCGACCCGTCTGCTGGCCAACGCGTCGGGCAGCGCGGTGCTCTCCGTCGGGTACCGCCGGGGCCCGGAGTCGCGATTCCCGACCGCGGTCCATGATGCGATCGACGCGCTGAATTGGGCGGCCGACCCGGCCTCGGGCCTGGGAGTGGACACCACCCGGCTGGCCGTCGCGGGCGACAGCGCGGGCGGGAACCTCGCCGGCGCCGTCGCATTGCACGTCCGTGACACCGGCGCGCCGGCGCTGCGCCACCAGCTGCTGGTGTACCCGGTGACCATGACGGATCTGACGCGCGGCTTCGACGACGAGTACCAGGGCGTGATGCTCGAACGTGACGAGATGCAATGGCACCAGGACAATTACCTGCCAAGCAGCGACGCCGCCGCCGATCCCCGGGTGAGCATTCTCGATGCCGACCTGGACGGCCTGCCCGCGGCCACGGTGATCCTCGCCGAATGTGACCCGATCCGTCCGCAGGGCGAGCTCTACGCCGAGGCGCTCGCCGAGGCCGGTGTGCCAACGGCCACCCATCGGACCCCGGGCATGGTGCACGGGTTCTTCGGTCTCGACGAGGTGTTCCCGACAGCCTCCGATGCGATGACTTTCGCCGGGCGGCGGCTGTCGGAGGCGCTGGCGGTGCAGCAGCGATGACCCGCACCGCGTTGGTGACGGGTGCCGGCGGCGGGATCGGCGCCGCGACGGTGGCGCGCCTGGCCGCGGACGGCGTTCACGTCCTCGCCACCGACCTCGCAGCGGCCCTGCCCGGGCTCCCCTCGGACGTCGAGTACGTCCCGTACGACCTCCTCCACGGAGACCCCCAGGAACTGCTGGCCGCGGTACCCGGCGGCGCGCTCGACTACCTGGTGAACGCCGCCGGAGTGGCGCTCTTCGACCGAGACGGATCCAGCCTCGACGCCGAGGAGTCCGTCTGGGAACTGACCATGGGGGTCAACCTGCACGGAACACGGCGGCTCACCGTCGCCGCGGTGCCGTGGCTGCGGGCCGGCCATGGCAGGAGCATCGTCAACGTCGCGAGCATCGCCGGCCTGCGCAACATGGATTCACCGTTGGACGCGTATCAGGTGAGCAAGGCCGCGGTGGTCTCGCTGACCCGCAGCCTCGCGCTGCAGCTCGCGCCGGAGGGTATCCGCGCCAACACCGTGTGCCCGGGCGCGATCCTGACTCCGATGATCGAGCCGCTGTACCGCGAGAACCCCGCGCGGCGCACCAACATGGAGGAGCGGACCCCGTTGGGCCGCCTGGGTTTTCCAGCCGACATTGCCAACGCCATCCGCTTCCTGCTCTCGGAGGAAGCATCGTTCATCACCGCCACCGACCTGGTGGTCGACGGCGGTTGGATCGCCCAGACCAAGTAGACAGACCGGCCGGCGGGCCGCTATTGACACCGACATTAATGGTCTAAATACTGAACCTATAGAGCTTTTGAGATTGCATCGCCCATCCGGGCACGAGCGAGGAGACAGCACCGATGACCGCAACCGTCCCAGCCCCACGCGTGGCGATCATCGGTGCCGGGTTCAGCGGCCTGGCCGCCGCGATCGCGCTGCGCCAGAAAGGTATCGAGAACTTCGTCATCTTCGAGCAGGGCGAGGGGATCGGCGGCACCTGGTGGTTCAACCGCTACCCGGGCGCGGAGGTGGACCTCGAGTCGCACGTGTACTCGTTCTCCTACGCGCGCAGCGACTGGACCCGCACCCACGTGGGCTGGCAGGAACTGCAGGAGTATCTGGAACGGGTGGCCCACGAGTGGGACCTGCCCCGGCGGATCAGGTTCAGCGAGAAGGTCATCGACGTCCGTTGGTCCGACGAGGATCAGACCCACACGGTCTCGACGTCCTCCGGCACGGACCACGGGAAGTTCACCGCGGTCATCAGCGCCGTGGGGTTCCTCAACATCCCGGTCGTTCCACCGTTCGCCCGCGAGGAACACGAGTTCGGGGGCGCGATGTGCCACACCTCGGCGTGGATCGACGGCCTGGACCTCACCGGCAAGTCCGTCGGCATCGTCGGCACCGGATCCTCGGCGGTCCAGGTGGTCACCGAGGCAGAGAAGGTCGCCGAAGACGTGACGATCTTCCAGCTCGAGCCCAACTGGCTGGTGCCCAAGAACAGTCGCGACTTCACGCCGCTGGAGCGCCGACTCAACAGACTGCGCGCGGTCTACGCGTGGCGCCGGTGGGCGCTGTATTTCGACTATGACCGCAGGCAGCTGCGGTCGAGTCACGCCCGCAGCACCGGAAGGTTCCACAGGCGGCGGCACCAAGCTTCGCTGGAGTTCATGCGGCGAGAGCTCGCCGGGCGTCCTGATCTTCTCGAAAAGGTCACGCCCACATTTGCTTTCGAGGGAAAGCGCACCGTGTGCAGCGACACCTACTATGCGTCACTGCGCAGCCCCAAGGTGACACTGGTGCCTCACGCGCTCAAAGGCCTCACCCGCACCGGCGCCATCGACGCCAACGGCGACGAACACAATCTCGACGTCATCGTCCTGGCCACCGGTTTCGACGCCGCGAACTACTTGGGCAACTACCAGGTCTACGGCCAGGGCGGGCAGGAGCTGCACAGTGCGTGGCGCGGAGAGCCGGAGGCATTCCTCGGCATGATGGTGCCCGGCTTCCCGAACTTCTTCATCATGTACGGGCCCAACACCAACTCCGTACCGCTGGTCCATTTCTACGAGGCGCAAGCCGACTTCGCCGCCTCCCTCATCCGCCGCGCCGCGAAGACCGGCAGCCGCGTCATCGACGTGCGCCGATCGGCCTTCGTCATCTACAACGACTGGCTGCAGGCCCAGCTCGCCAAGACGGTCTGGGCCAAGACCCACAACTATTTCCGTGCCGGAACCGGCAAGGTCGTCTCGCAGTGGCCCTTCGGTGCGACGCCGTACATCCTGGCGACCAAGCTGCTGCGCAGGATCGCCGTCCGGTTGAGCTGACGCAGGCCCCGACGAGGAAAACCCATGACCGCGAAACCCCTGATTGCCGTCACCCTCAACGCCACCGAACTCGACCGGATGGTGCACTGGCGCAAGATGTTCGACGGCCTGCAAACCGTCGGAGCGATACCGATGGCGGTCGAGTGCGCGAGCTCGATCGTCGACATCGCACACACCGTCGGGACCGTCGACGGGCTGATCATCAGCGGCGGCGGAGACGTGGATCCGCGCCGATGGGGAGGAGACCCCGAGGATCCGACACTGACCTGGGTGAACCCGGTCCGCGACGAGAACGAGATCGCGGCGTTCGAAGCCGCCTGGCAACTGGGTCTCCCCACATTGGCGATCTGCCGTGGCGCCCAACTCGTCACCGCCGCCCGCGGCGGTGCGCTCTATGCGGATCTGCCCCGCGATTTCCCCTCGCCGATCGCGCACCGTCTGGGGGAGGAGGCCCTGCTCGAGACCGCGCACGACGTCGAGCTCGTCGAAGGCGGCCGCATCGCGCGGTGGACGCAGGCCGGCTCCCGCATGAAGGTCAACAGCCAGCACCACCAAGGGGTGCGCCGGTTGGCCGAGGGCTTTACCGCTGCCGCGTACGCCCCCGACGGTTTGGTGGAAGCCTTCGAGTCCCCCGACCACCCGTTCACCGCGGTGCAGTGGCATCCCGAAGTCAACTGGGGGTCGTGCGAGTTCTCCTACCGCATCCTCGATGGCTTCGTCGAGTCGTGCAGGGAGAGGCGGGCCAGCACCTTGTCCAGCGTGACGGGCAGGCCGCGCACCCGGACCCCGGTGGCGTTGTAGACCGCGTTGACGACCGCCGCGGCCGAGCCGACGATGCCGATCTCCCCGGCGCCGCGCGAACCCATCGGGTTGAAATGCTCGTCGACCTCGTCGAGCCAGATGGCGTCGATGTCCTGCACATCCGCGTGCGCGCTGATGTGATAGTTCGCCAGGTCTTGGGTCACGACATGCCCGAAGCGTGGATCGCGCACGCTCTCCTCGTGCAACGCCATCGACAGACCCATCGTCATGCCGCCGATCAGCTGCGAGCGCAGCGTCAGCGCGTTGATCGCCCGGCCGACCGAGAACACCCCGAGCATGCGCGGCACGCGGATCTCGCCGGTGTCCCGGTTGACGCGCGCCTCGACGAAGTGCGCGCCGAACGACGCCACGGTGTACGCGTCGGCATCCGGGTTCTCGGCCGACTCCGCGGTGGTGGTGGCCCCGACCGCGGGCGGATCACCGTGGTCACGCCGGAACTGTTGGGCCGCAGCGACGATCGCCGACCCCCAGGACGTGATGCCCGACGATCCGCCCGCCACCGACGCCGGCGGCAGAGCGGTGTCACCGATGTGCAGATCGACCGCCGCCAGGTCGCATGCCAGTGCATCCGCCGCGATCTGGGACAGCGCCGTCCACGTTCCGGTGCCGATGTCCGCCGCGCCGATGTGCACCTCGTAGCGGCCGTCGGCGGCGTAGGTGATGCGAGCCGCGTTGCCCGGCATCGCCATCCCCGGGTAGGTCGCCGACGCCACCCCGAGGCCCGTGAACCATTCGCCGACAAACCTGTTGCCGGGGTGCGGATCACGCGCCGCCCATCCGAAACGCTCGGCGCCGAGCCGCAGGCACTCCACCAGATGCCGACCCGACCAGGGCTTACCCGTCTCGGGATCGACCTCGGGATCGTTGCGGATCCGCAGTTCGATCGGGTCGATGCCGGCGGCCACCGCGAGCTCGTCCATCGCCACCTCGGCGGCGAACGTGCCGGGGCACTCGCCCGGGGCCCGCATCCAGAACGGGACCGGCACGTCGAGCGCGGCCAGCCGGTGCGATGTCCGGCGGTTCGGCGACGCGTACATCTTGCGTGACGTCACCGCTGTCTGCTCGGCGTATTCTTTGACCGCCGAGGTCTGTTCGATGACATCATGGGCAAGGGCGGTCAGGCGTCCGTCCCGTTCCGCACCAAGGCGCAACCGCTGGATGGTCGGCGTGCGGTAGCCGACGAGCGAGAACATCTGCTGGCGGGTCAGTGCCAGCTTCACCGGGCGTCCGTCGGACCGCTGCGCGGCGAGCAGCGTCAGCACGTTGTGGGCGTGGGGCGCGCCCTTGGAACCGAACCCACCGCCCACATGCGGCGCCACCACGTGTACGTGCTCGGGATCCAACCCGAACAGCGGCGCGAGCGTCTTGCGCACCGCGTGCACTCCCTGCGTGGAGTCGTACAGAGTGACCGACGTGGCGCCGCCGTCGGTGCTCCAGCGTGCGATGCAAGCGTGCGGCTCCATCGGGTTGTTGTGCTCGATGGGTGTGGTGTACGTCTGGTCGACGGTGAACTGGGCGGCTTCGAGCGCCGCGTCGACGTCCCCCTCGGCCGTGTCCGACGGATACGACGCGTTCACCGACTCCGGGGTGTAGAGGCCGGGA
Protein-coding regions in this window:
- a CDS encoding glutamine synthetase family protein; its protein translation is MTDESTRLDLDQFEKLAATGEINTVVCATPDPYGRLVGKRLTIPAFRSLGLRGAGINASSFIFAVDLEMNPLDLPVSNAANGWADIRLVPDLTTLRRVPWEPHVALVICDAYESQSDTMLSVAPRTILRQQIERAREQGLTFKFASELEFFLAATPPRQAWELGYQNLKMLSDYRSDYQMIQSSRDDWFIERIRNQMPDFGVCIESSKPEWGLGQQEVTLDYCDTLEMADRHVLFKYGVKQLAHAADLTVTFMAKPKIDEVGSSCHLHVSMWSCDGLPLSWSAETVGMSGKFGSFVAGQLSHAADMTLLLAPTVNSYKRFQPDQFAGTAIALGADNRSCAFRLVGTGPSFRVENRIPGGDVNPYYAYSATIAAGLDGIARELPAPDIFDGNAWTGTDVPVVPTSLHQALRLFEECKMARAALGDDVFEHLLSSSRSELVAFDSHTVTDWEMRRYYERV
- a CDS encoding alpha/beta hydrolase, which codes for MPIDPIAQKMLADAKKSGRPNAHLLPVPTARQNFEDTFGALAKPPIHRVRDVAIPTRDGQSIPGRLYLPSEDAAALPLTVYYHGGGWLLGSIDSHDVATRLLANASGSAVLSVGYRRGPESRFPTAVHDAIDALNWAADPASGLGVDTTRLAVAGDSAGGNLAGAVALHVRDTGAPALRHQLLVYPVTMTDLTRGFDDEYQGVMLERDEMQWHQDNYLPSSDAAADPRVSILDADLDGLPAATVILAECDPIRPQGELYAEALAEAGVPTATHRTPGMVHGFFGLDEVFPTASDAMTFAGRRLSEALAVQQR
- a CDS encoding SDR family NAD(P)-dependent oxidoreductase translates to MTRTALVTGAGGGIGAATVARLAADGVHVLATDLAAALPGLPSDVEYVPYDLLHGDPQELLAAVPGGALDYLVNAAGVALFDRDGSSLDAEESVWELTMGVNLHGTRRLTVAAVPWLRAGHGRSIVNVASIAGLRNMDSPLDAYQVSKAAVVSLTRSLALQLAPEGIRANTVCPGAILTPMIEPLYRENPARRTNMEERTPLGRLGFPADIANAIRFLLSEEASFITATDLVVDGGWIAQTK
- a CDS encoding NAD(P)/FAD-dependent oxidoreductase; the protein is MTATVPAPRVAIIGAGFSGLAAAIALRQKGIENFVIFEQGEGIGGTWWFNRYPGAEVDLESHVYSFSYARSDWTRTHVGWQELQEYLERVAHEWDLPRRIRFSEKVIDVRWSDEDQTHTVSTSSGTDHGKFTAVISAVGFLNIPVVPPFAREEHEFGGAMCHTSAWIDGLDLTGKSVGIVGTGSSAVQVVTEAEKVAEDVTIFQLEPNWLVPKNSRDFTPLERRLNRLRAVYAWRRWALYFDYDRRQLRSSHARSTGRFHRRRHQASLEFMRRELAGRPDLLEKVTPTFAFEGKRTVCSDTYYASLRSPKVTLVPHALKGLTRTGAIDANGDEHNLDVIVLATGFDAANYLGNYQVYGQGGQELHSAWRGEPEAFLGMMVPGFPNFFIMYGPNTNSVPLVHFYEAQADFAASLIRRAAKTGSRVIDVRRSAFVIYNDWLQAQLAKTVWAKTHNYFRAGTGKVVSQWPFGATPYILATKLLRRIAVRLS
- a CDS encoding gamma-glutamyl-gamma-aminobutyrate hydrolase family protein; protein product: MTAKPLIAVTLNATELDRMVHWRKMFDGLQTVGAIPMAVECASSIVDIAHTVGTVDGLIISGGGDVDPRRWGGDPEDPTLTWVNPVRDENEIAAFEAAWQLGLPTLAICRGAQLVTAARGGALYADLPRDFPSPIAHRLGEEALLETAHDVELVEGGRIARWTQAGSRMKVNSQHHQGVRRLAEGFTAAAYAPDGLVEAFESPDHPFTAVQWHPEVNWGSCEFSYRILDGFVESCRERRASTLSSVTGRPRTRTPVAL
- a CDS encoding xanthine dehydrogenase family protein molybdopterin-binding subunit; protein product: MTLLQPRAIGASVARRDGRAKVTGTATYAFEQQVDSPAYLHPVQSTAARGRVIAMEIASARAVDGVLDVLTVFDAPELADTSDGELAILQDARVHFRGQIIGGVVAETAEIAREAAALVAVEYSEEPHDAELRPDHPGLYTPESVNASYPSDTAEGDVDAALEAAQFTVDQTYTTPIEHNNPMEPHACIARWSTDGGATSVTLYDSTQGVHAVRKTLAPLFGLDPEHVHVVAPHVGGGFGSKGAPHAHNVLTLLAAQRSDGRPVKLALTRQQMFSLVGYRTPTIQRLRLGAERDGRLTALAHDVIEQTSAVKEYAEQTAVTSRKMYASPNRRTSHRLAALDVPVPFWMRAPGECPGTFAAEVAMDELAVAAGIDPIELRIRNDPEVDPETGKPWSGRHLVECLRLGAERFGWAARDPHPGNRFVGEWFTGLGVASATYPGMAMPGNAARITYAADGRYEVHIGAADIGTGTWTALSQIAADALACDLAAVDLHIGDTALPPASVAGGSSGITSWGSAIVAAAQQFRRDHGDPPAVGATTTAESAENPDADAYTVASFGAHFVEARVNRDTGEIRVPRMLGVFSVGRAINALTLRSQLIGGMTMGLSMALHEESVRDPRFGHVVTQDLANYHISAHADVQDIDAIWLDEVDEHFNPMGSRGAGEIGIVGSAAAVVNAVYNATGVRVRGLPVTLDKVLARLSLHDSTKPSRMR